One stretch of Curtobacterium flaccumfaciens pv. betae DNA includes these proteins:
- a CDS encoding DUF3846 domain-containing protein, which translates to MNARESTLQGTREQIGCRLVDVVRLDGRIDAWIDDEGMYAGERNDLATVAAVDLGRSRAASPLYGTVLFLTYDEAGDTRSLSPDQYTAVMRAFQHARTALTRAEALSAVFRQQ; encoded by the coding sequence GTGAACGCACGTGAGTCGACCCTGCAGGGCACGCGGGAGCAGATCGGGTGCCGCCTGGTGGACGTGGTCCGCCTCGACGGCCGGATCGACGCGTGGATCGATGACGAGGGCATGTACGCGGGGGAGCGCAACGACCTCGCCACCGTCGCAGCGGTTGACCTCGGGCGTTCCCGGGCGGCGTCGCCGCTGTACGGGACGGTCCTGTTCCTGACCTACGACGAAGCCGGGGACACCCGGTCGCTGTCGCCGGATCAGTACACGGCCGTCATGCGCGCCTTCCAACATGCACGAACGGCGCTCACCCGGGCGGAAGCACTGTCCGCAGTGTTCCGCCAGCAGTAA
- a CDS encoding beta strand repeat-containing protein, whose translation MFTEGFQNVPGTTPIQRLTSYTGTSGQKYTANPAWLTLCNGWIASANQSTTAAAQVSDCTSAGGTSAAGQSTWNQSQQLAQALGIYSGQTAAAARGNYADTAFTAGNPGAGLVEFQTTSNIPFTASNRFISFSADVAAANCNVSAPLLQFQLLNDAGTPTNAGSQVNACTSGKTVAVPALGTAAARNVNVATATSNGAVLFSGASIGIRMLNNNGSGVGNDHTIDNVRILDVTPQLDKSFSPQSVKTGGTSTLTFTITNTSELGAKNGWSFTDTLPAGLTVANPNAATTTCAAGTVTAPAGGGSVGVRGNLNQGQTACTVSLQVTAAAAGTYSNGPSNVTTSGLNAPGTATVEFSAPSIGLVKHAGTPVDANGNGITDSGDTIPYTFTVTNTGDVALTGVGVTDVKLGAVTCPSTALAVGANETCTAASSYTIAAADERAGSVENTATASGTPPTGTAVTSAPSTTSTPVTAPAPALSLVKTADPAGPGSYEPGQRITYSFAVTNTGNVPMHTVSITEGDFTGTGTLSDPTCPTTSIAVGGAVTCTATYELTQADVDAGTLTNNATAQGTPTGSDTPTQSDSSTATIPNTAAPALTVTKTADPGTVSKAGQTVTYSFVVTNTGNVTLHDVGVTDQDFSGTGELSTITCPEASLATGRQETCSATYTVTQADIDAGTLTNTATANGTPPRADAPTISDPSTATVAVNQRPAITVVKTADRQRLTAANQTVTYSFVVTNTGNVTLHDVAVTDRNFSGTGELSTIVCPSTSLPVGDDQTCTATYTTTQADIDAGGDLTNAATAAGTGSAASSSTRSDPSTVAIPIDQRPGLSLQKTAAPADQASYTVGATVTYSFAMTNTGNTTLTDVHPTERDFSGSGTLTDPACPAAAASIEPGASVTCTATYVVTQADVDAGTLTNTATATGTTPDGDPVPADPSTVTVPADQTPALTVTKTADPGTVSKAGQTVTYSFVVTNTGNVTLHDVGVTDQDFSGTDELSTITCPDGSLAPATAVTCTATYTTTQADIDAGTITNTATATGTPPGTDKPITSTPSTATVTVDQTPAISVQKTADATEITAAGEKISYSFTITNTGNVTLSKPTITDRTFSGTGDLSAIDCPETALASGQDATCTATYTTAQADIDAGGNLTNTATAQGTPPGSDTPITSEPSTVRIPVHQHPSMGIVKHAGTPVDGNGNGITDTGDTIAYTFTVTNTGNTTMTDVGVTDTKAGPVTCPTRMLDVGAEQTCTADAPYAVTAADVRAGTVENTATSHGTPPHADTATSSEPSTTHTPTTTPAPGLSLVKTATLTGRGGIQVGTTITYSFAVTNTGNVPLEDVAIDDGDFTGTGELSAITCPVDSLPVGAAATCTATYTVTQSDVDAGKITNTATAAGTPPGGTPVTSNASTATVPGTTHPALALLKTADLTKVHTVGQKVTYSFTITNTGEVTQRDVRPAEGTFTGSGTLPAPTCPAAAQSLAPGQSVTCTAVYSTTHADLTDRTLSNTATAVGTTPNGDPVGSNPSTADVRTVTPTSPTHPAATPVPSAPPAASPAPPGLAFTGFNEAWLLPLSAGLIVLGAALLTAPSVLRRRRNDLFEHEHEPGAIGR comes from the coding sequence GTGTTCACTGAGGGCTTCCAGAACGTTCCGGGGACCACGCCGATCCAGCGGCTGACGTCTTATACGGGTACGTCTGGTCAGAAGTACACCGCGAACCCCGCATGGCTGACGTTGTGCAACGGGTGGATCGCGTCAGCGAACCAGTCGACTACGGCGGCAGCGCAAGTCTCCGACTGCACGAGCGCCGGCGGCACGAGCGCGGCAGGGCAGAGCACCTGGAACCAGTCCCAGCAGCTCGCGCAGGCGTTGGGCATCTACAGCGGGCAGACCGCGGCGGCGGCGCGCGGGAACTACGCCGACACAGCATTCACCGCGGGCAACCCCGGCGCCGGCCTGGTGGAGTTCCAGACCACCAGCAACATCCCCTTCACCGCATCGAACCGGTTCATCTCCTTCAGCGCTGACGTCGCGGCCGCGAACTGCAACGTGTCCGCGCCGCTGCTGCAGTTCCAACTTCTCAACGACGCTGGCACACCCACCAACGCCGGCTCGCAGGTGAACGCGTGCACGTCCGGCAAGACGGTCGCGGTGCCCGCGCTCGGAACCGCCGCGGCGAGAAACGTCAACGTGGCGACCGCGACCTCCAACGGCGCTGTGCTGTTCTCCGGCGCATCCATCGGCATCCGGATGCTCAACAACAACGGCTCCGGCGTCGGCAACGACCACACGATCGACAACGTCAGGATCCTCGACGTCACCCCGCAGCTGGACAAGTCCTTCTCCCCGCAATCGGTGAAAACCGGCGGAACGTCGACGCTCACGTTCACGATCACCAACACCAGCGAGCTCGGTGCGAAGAACGGCTGGTCCTTCACCGACACCCTTCCGGCCGGACTCACCGTCGCGAACCCGAACGCTGCCACCACGACATGCGCTGCGGGGACTGTGACCGCGCCGGCCGGCGGCGGGTCAGTCGGGGTGAGAGGGAACCTGAACCAGGGCCAAACCGCCTGCACGGTCAGCCTGCAGGTCACCGCAGCGGCTGCCGGCACCTACAGCAACGGGCCCAGCAACGTGACAACGTCCGGCCTGAACGCACCCGGCACTGCCACCGTCGAGTTCAGCGCACCCAGCATCGGCCTCGTCAAGCACGCCGGCACCCCGGTCGACGCCAACGGCAACGGCATCACCGACAGCGGGGACACCATCCCCTACACGTTCACCGTCACCAACACCGGCGACGTCGCCCTCACCGGAGTCGGTGTGACCGACGTCAAGCTCGGCGCAGTCACCTGCCCGAGCACCGCCCTCGCCGTCGGCGCGAACGAAACCTGCACCGCAGCCTCCAGCTACACGATCGCCGCTGCCGACGAGCGAGCAGGGTCGGTGGAGAACACCGCGACCGCATCAGGGACCCCGCCGACCGGCACCGCGGTGACCTCTGCACCGTCGACGACATCGACACCGGTGACCGCACCCGCGCCGGCACTGTCGCTGGTGAAGACGGCGGACCCCGCCGGACCCGGATCCTACGAGCCCGGGCAGCGGATCACGTACTCATTCGCCGTCACCAACACCGGCAACGTGCCGATGCACACCGTCAGCATCACCGAAGGCGACTTCACCGGCACCGGAACACTCTCCGACCCCACCTGCCCGACCACCTCCATCGCCGTCGGCGGCGCCGTGACCTGCACCGCGACGTACGAGCTCACCCAAGCGGACGTCGACGCCGGAACCCTCACCAACAACGCCACCGCTCAGGGAACACCGACCGGATCCGACACCCCGACCCAGTCGGACTCGTCCACCGCGACGATCCCGAACACGGCCGCCCCCGCCCTCACGGTGACGAAGACCGCGGACCCGGGAACGGTGTCGAAAGCGGGCCAGACGGTGACGTACTCCTTCGTCGTCACGAACACCGGCAACGTCACCCTCCACGACGTGGGCGTCACCGATCAGGACTTCTCCGGCACCGGGGAGCTCTCCACCATCACCTGCCCCGAAGCGTCCCTCGCCACAGGCCGACAGGAAACCTGCTCGGCGACGTACACCGTCACCCAGGCCGACATCGACGCCGGCACGCTGACGAACACGGCAACCGCGAACGGCACCCCACCCCGAGCGGATGCACCCACCATCTCCGACCCGTCAACAGCAACGGTCGCTGTGAACCAACGCCCGGCGATCACCGTCGTGAAAACCGCGGATCGGCAGCGGCTCACTGCCGCCAACCAGACGGTGACGTACTCGTTCGTCGTCACGAACACCGGCAACGTCACCCTCCACGATGTCGCCGTCACCGACCGCAACTTCTCCGGCACCGGCGAGCTCTCCACCATCGTCTGCCCGAGCACCAGCCTGCCGGTCGGTGACGACCAGACCTGCACCGCGACGTACACGACGACCCAGGCTGACATCGACGCCGGCGGGGACCTCACCAACGCGGCAACGGCGGCCGGCACCGGCTCAGCCGCCAGCAGCTCGACACGGTCTGACCCGTCGACCGTTGCCATCCCGATCGACCAGCGACCGGGGCTGTCGCTGCAGAAGACTGCTGCACCAGCCGACCAAGCGTCCTACACCGTCGGCGCAACCGTCACGTACTCATTCGCGATGACCAACACCGGCAACACCACCCTCACCGACGTCCACCCCACCGAGCGGGACTTCTCCGGCAGCGGCACCCTGACCGACCCCGCCTGCCCAGCCGCAGCAGCGTCGATCGAACCCGGCGCCAGCGTGACCTGCACGGCGACGTACGTCGTGACCCAGGCAGATGTCGACGCCGGGACGCTCACCAACACCGCGACCGCCACCGGCACCACGCCCGACGGCGACCCGGTCCCCGCTGACCCCTCCACCGTCACGGTGCCCGCCGACCAGACGCCCGCCCTCACGGTGACGAAGACCGCGGACCCGGGAACGGTGTCGAAAGCGGGCCAGACGGTGACGTACTCGTTCGTCGTCACGAACACCGGCAACGTCACCCTCCACGACGTGGGCGTCACCGATCAGGACTTCTCCGGCACCGACGAGCTCTCCACCATCACCTGCCCCGACGGCTCCCTCGCCCCCGCAACGGCCGTGACCTGCACTGCGACCTACACGACCACCCAAGCCGACATCGACGCCGGCACAATCACGAACACGGCGACCGCGACCGGCACCCCGCCCGGCACCGACAAGCCGATCACGTCCACCCCGTCGACCGCGACGGTGACCGTCGATCAGACTCCCGCGATCAGCGTGCAGAAGACCGCAGACGCCACGGAGATCACTGCCGCGGGGGAGAAGATCTCCTACTCGTTCACCATCACCAACACCGGCAACGTGACGCTGTCGAAACCGACCATCACCGACAGGACGTTCTCCGGAACGGGCGACCTCTCCGCGATCGACTGCCCCGAGACCGCACTCGCATCTGGACAGGATGCGACCTGCACTGCGACGTACACGACCGCCCAGGCCGACATCGACGCCGGCGGGAACCTCACCAACACGGCAACGGCGCAGGGCACCCCACCCGGTTCGGACACCCCGATCACGTCTGAGCCCTCCACCGTGCGGATCCCCGTACACCAGCACCCCTCGATGGGGATCGTCAAGCACGCCGGAACCCCGGTCGACGGCAACGGCAACGGCATTACCGACACCGGCGACACCATCGCCTACACGTTCACCGTCACCAACACCGGCAACACGACGATGACCGACGTCGGCGTCACCGACACAAAAGCCGGACCAGTGACATGCCCCACACGGATGCTCGATGTCGGCGCAGAGCAGACCTGCACCGCTGACGCTCCGTACGCGGTCACCGCCGCCGATGTCCGCGCAGGGACGGTCGAGAACACCGCCACCTCCCACGGAACCCCGCCACACGCCGACACGGCAACCTCGTCCGAGCCCTCCACAACCCACACACCGACCACCACGCCGGCACCCGGCCTGTCGCTCGTGAAGACCGCCACGCTGACCGGTCGCGGAGGTATCCAGGTCGGCACGACGATCACGTACTCGTTCGCGGTCACCAACACCGGCAACGTGCCGCTCGAGGATGTCGCGATCGACGACGGTGACTTCACCGGCACCGGCGAACTGTCTGCAATCACCTGCCCAGTCGATAGTCTCCCCGTCGGCGCTGCGGCGACCTGCACCGCCACGTACACGGTGACCCAGTCCGACGTCGACGCGGGGAAGATCACGAACACCGCAACCGCTGCCGGCACCCCGCCCGGTGGGACTCCGGTGACCTCGAACGCATCGACGGCGACCGTGCCCGGCACCACCCACCCGGCGCTCGCGCTGCTGAAGACAGCCGACCTGACGAAGGTGCACACCGTCGGCCAGAAGGTGACGTACTCGTTCACCATCACCAACACCGGCGAAGTGACCCAGCGGGACGTGCGTCCCGCCGAGGGAACCTTCACCGGCTCCGGCACCCTTCCGGCACCGACCTGTCCAGCCGCCGCGCAGTCACTCGCGCCCGGCCAATCGGTGACCTGCACCGCCGTGTACTCCACCACCCACGCTGACCTGACAGACAGGACGCTGTCGAACACCGCGACCGCGGTCGGCACCACCCCGAACGGTGACCCGGTGGGCTCCAACCCGTCCACGGCCGACGTGCGGACGGTCACACCGACGTCTCCCACCCATCCGGCGGCCACTCCTGTCCCGTCCGCACCTCCGGCTGCCTCTCCCGCTCCGCCGGGCCTGGCATTCACTGGGTTCAACGAGGCGTGGCTGCTGCCACTGAGTGCCGGCCTCATCGTCCTCGGCGCTGCCCTCCTGACGGCGCCCAGTGTTCTCCGACGGCGCCGTAACGACCTGTTTGAGCATGAACATGAACCAGGAGCTATCGGCCGATAG
- a CDS encoding amidohydrolase, producing MAVAADAAGVDALHGTWRGDSTSVLPQHGVLAPLFIDTHNHLALASRNVLGVPMHDVRTIDEILDRIRERAAQTPAGSWVITAADWHEMQLQERRFPTAVELDDAAPDHLVLVQRGGHNAVLNNAALAAAGVTATSGDVADGYVARADDGTPTGLLQDGALTAMQSMLPGVSQEDLIKGIEATSRTYRAAGVGVVRDPAVSVEEWGALQRARSENRLHVRAFSMIFSPSPLIAAAGSMDAYLDGLEAKGIHPDDGDDLLRLWGIKLVVDGGVEAAALREPYADRPDFTGTLLMTPDALTDALRACVTRGWPVGTHACGDAGIDAFLDAVQRNVDRGIQHEHGHVVMEHGALMDADQIARAIALDVHITAQEALRDGLIAPFVEAWGQQRASAMFPWRELLDAGASVSAGTDHPISPLDPIAGILGMTTRRTTLGILGAEHACTRDEALELYTRAGAALLGHDLTGTITVGAPADFAVYPVDLHRASDESLAGARPALSILAGEVLHHQEESR from the coding sequence GTGGCGGTCGCCGCGGATGCCGCCGGCGTCGATGCACTGCACGGCACCTGGCGCGGCGACTCCACCTCCGTCCTCCCACAACACGGGGTCCTTGCTCCGCTCTTCATCGACACGCACAACCACCTCGCGTTGGCATCTCGGAACGTGCTCGGAGTGCCCATGCACGACGTGCGAACGATCGACGAGATCCTCGATCGCATCCGGGAACGCGCCGCGCAGACTCCGGCAGGATCCTGGGTCATCACCGCGGCGGACTGGCACGAGATGCAGCTACAGGAACGCCGCTTCCCCACCGCAGTCGAGCTCGACGACGCAGCACCGGACCACCTCGTCCTGGTGCAGCGTGGCGGCCACAACGCCGTCCTGAACAATGCAGCGCTTGCTGCTGCCGGCGTCACCGCAACCTCCGGCGACGTCGCTGACGGGTATGTCGCTCGGGCCGACGACGGGACCCCCACCGGGCTGCTCCAGGACGGTGCGCTCACCGCGATGCAGTCAATGCTCCCCGGGGTATCCCAGGAGGACCTCATCAAGGGGATCGAAGCGACGAGTCGCACCTACCGGGCAGCCGGCGTCGGCGTCGTCCGGGACCCAGCCGTGTCCGTGGAGGAGTGGGGTGCGTTGCAGCGGGCCCGATCAGAGAACCGGTTGCACGTTCGAGCGTTCTCGATGATCTTCTCCCCCTCTCCGCTCATCGCTGCGGCTGGCTCCATGGATGCATACCTCGACGGACTTGAGGCAAAGGGAATCCACCCGGACGACGGCGACGACCTCCTCCGACTCTGGGGCATCAAACTCGTCGTCGACGGCGGGGTGGAAGCCGCCGCGCTCCGCGAGCCCTACGCCGACCGGCCGGACTTCACCGGCACCCTGCTGATGACGCCCGACGCGCTGACGGATGCACTGCGCGCCTGCGTCACCCGCGGATGGCCCGTCGGCACCCACGCCTGCGGAGACGCCGGAATCGACGCGTTCCTCGACGCCGTCCAGCGGAACGTGGACCGCGGCATCCAGCACGAACACGGTCACGTCGTCATGGAGCACGGCGCCCTCATGGACGCCGACCAGATCGCGCGAGCAATCGCACTCGACGTGCACATCACCGCCCAGGAAGCGCTCCGAGATGGGCTCATCGCACCGTTCGTCGAAGCATGGGGACAGCAGCGGGCCTCCGCGATGTTCCCCTGGCGGGAACTGCTCGACGCTGGCGCATCCGTCAGCGCCGGCACCGACCACCCCATCAGCCCCCTCGACCCGATCGCCGGCATCCTCGGAATGACGACCCGACGCACGACGCTTGGGATCCTCGGCGCAGAGCACGCGTGCACCAGAGACGAGGCGCTCGAGCTCTACACACGTGCAGGCGCGGCGCTCCTTGGGCACGACCTCACGGGAACGATCACGGTCGGAGCGCCGGCCGACTTCGCCGTGTACCCGGTCGATTTGCACCGAGCCTCAGACGAGTCGCTTGCCGGCGCCCGTCCAGCCCTGAGCATCCTCGCCGGCGAGGTGTTGCACCACCAGGAGGAGTCTCGATAG
- a CDS encoding GntR family transcriptional regulator, giving the protein MPVPKSPTSQGPRRLLRDVVYEQMLEAIENGTLEAGERLNDEELTSWLGVSRTPVREAIARLESEGLVEMAANRYTRVASLSGPAHDQAAMLLAALHAWAIEHAGDATADARKTAAAAAGKLTAGVDAHGVDAYRGLQDAVAALIAGFDNALYTATEAAVRGRVKFHAPAPDANIAWDAAAATAGALANN; this is encoded by the coding sequence ATGCCTGTTCCGAAGTCTCCGACCAGCCAGGGTCCCCGCCGTCTTCTCCGTGATGTCGTCTATGAGCAGATGCTCGAGGCGATCGAGAACGGCACCCTCGAGGCGGGGGAGCGTCTGAACGATGAGGAGCTCACGAGCTGGCTCGGTGTCTCTCGTACTCCGGTGCGGGAAGCGATCGCCCGGCTCGAGTCGGAAGGTCTCGTGGAGATGGCCGCGAACCGGTACACCCGGGTCGCCAGTCTTTCCGGCCCGGCGCATGACCAGGCAGCCATGCTCCTGGCTGCGCTGCACGCGTGGGCGATCGAGCACGCTGGCGATGCGACGGCTGATGCCCGGAAGACTGCGGCTGCTGCTGCAGGCAAGCTCACTGCCGGCGTCGACGCGCACGGCGTCGACGCGTATCGGGGGCTGCAGGACGCTGTCGCGGCGCTCATCGCCGGATTCGACAACGCGCTCTACACGGCGACCGAGGCCGCGGTGCGTGGCCGGGTGAAGTTCCACGCCCCTGCCCCGGACGCGAACATCGCCTGGGACGCGGCGGCCGCGACGGCTGGCGCCCTCGCGAATAACTGA
- a CDS encoding ParB/RepB/Spo0J family partition protein, whose product MSIAEHITVTHLTDQPQPDASGVDLVHVPAADVVIENNVRTAADLDPAFLASVKRHGVLLPTIGYRNADGAVLVRDGQMRVLAAREAAVAVPVFVTARDDSTAKRIAEQLVANERRTALSDGDRLAAYRQLEIEGLSVTAIARETGTKRDAVKQTLTVAKSDAAATAVASGQATFTQALLLAEFDGDDEAVTELTEWIAEGYDDDELAHVAARLRRDRERAAAVDALTAELTAAGKRVVTDDDDYAPLSRFTNAGDDVIAYDDRTPITEDEHAECPGAAYEVRQYGEVVAVPVCATPNVHTLRVGRIGVGVPASTPAEPKSDADAEAEAEERKAARRLLVANNKAWDAADDVRREFVATLLQRKNAPKDAARFLAIALTRHANTRYASGMVSARSLLGIESSGWDGDTLSQWVEQHPAKGLHMSLAVVFAGFENTANREWWRTPDADSRGYLNQLAAWGYPLSPVEKIAAGIQPDAEPEDGEATTAE is encoded by the coding sequence ATGAGCATTGCAGAACACATCACCGTCACCCACCTGACCGACCAGCCCCAGCCCGACGCGAGCGGCGTCGACCTGGTGCACGTCCCCGCGGCGGACGTGGTGATCGAGAACAACGTCCGCACCGCGGCCGACCTCGACCCGGCGTTCCTAGCCTCCGTGAAGCGTCACGGGGTGCTCCTGCCGACCATCGGCTACCGGAACGCTGACGGGGCTGTGTTGGTCCGCGACGGGCAGATGCGCGTCCTCGCCGCCCGCGAGGCTGCTGTGGCCGTCCCGGTGTTCGTCACGGCCCGTGACGACAGCACCGCCAAGCGGATCGCGGAGCAGTTGGTCGCCAACGAGCGCCGCACCGCCCTGTCGGACGGCGACCGCCTGGCGGCGTACCGCCAGTTGGAAATCGAGGGCCTGTCGGTCACCGCGATCGCCCGCGAGACAGGCACGAAGCGTGACGCCGTGAAGCAGACCCTGACCGTCGCGAAGTCGGACGCGGCAGCCACGGCCGTGGCGTCCGGGCAGGCGACGTTCACCCAGGCGCTGCTGCTGGCCGAGTTCGACGGCGACGACGAAGCAGTCACCGAACTGACGGAGTGGATTGCGGAGGGCTACGACGACGACGAACTGGCCCACGTCGCTGCGCGCCTCCGCCGTGACCGGGAGCGTGCCGCCGCGGTGGACGCGCTCACCGCGGAACTGACCGCAGCGGGCAAGCGGGTTGTGACCGATGACGACGACTACGCACCGCTGTCCCGGTTCACCAACGCCGGTGACGACGTGATCGCCTACGACGACCGAACCCCGATCACCGAGGACGAGCACGCCGAGTGCCCCGGCGCGGCGTACGAGGTGCGACAGTACGGCGAGGTCGTCGCCGTTCCCGTGTGCGCGACGCCGAACGTCCACACGCTCCGCGTCGGGCGCATCGGCGTCGGCGTCCCGGCGTCGACCCCGGCCGAGCCGAAGTCCGACGCGGACGCCGAAGCCGAGGCGGAGGAACGGAAGGCCGCACGTCGGCTCCTGGTCGCCAACAACAAGGCGTGGGACGCCGCCGACGACGTGCGCCGCGAGTTCGTTGCGACGCTCCTGCAGCGCAAGAACGCGCCGAAGGACGCCGCCCGGTTCCTGGCGATCGCGCTCACGCGCCACGCCAACACCCGGTACGCCTCCGGCATGGTGAGCGCCCGCAGTCTGCTCGGCATCGAGTCGAGCGGGTGGGACGGCGACACGCTCTCCCAGTGGGTCGAGCAGCACCCCGCGAAGGGGCTGCACATGTCCCTCGCGGTGGTGTTCGCCGGGTTCGAGAACACGGCGAACCGTGAGTGGTGGCGCACCCCGGACGCCGACTCCCGCGGCTACCTCAACCAGTTGGCCGCGTGGGGCTACCCACTCAGCCCGGTCGAGAAGATCGCCGCAGGCATCCAGCCCGACGCAGAGCCGGAGGACGGCGAGGCCACGACCGCCGAGTAG
- a CDS encoding TetR/AcrR family transcriptional regulator, whose product MRADAERNRQRITEHAAVLLRASGTGVSMEQIASDAGVGVGTLYRHFPDKAALVDAIAALRIRRLADDAVRFAGEQADGRSRVRTLLEAYMASAAEDGALRAALLGHATGLGNEVRLAIEESEGPIGALIAADHTQGLVRDDFSFADFRAVCAAVVSVMNPPAPADAWHRVLTLVLTGLRPPAH is encoded by the coding sequence ATGCGAGCGGATGCGGAGCGCAATCGCCAGCGGATCACGGAGCATGCCGCGGTGCTTCTTCGCGCTTCGGGCACTGGAGTGTCCATGGAGCAGATCGCGTCGGATGCTGGCGTTGGTGTGGGGACGCTCTACCGGCACTTTCCTGACAAGGCGGCCCTCGTCGACGCGATCGCCGCGCTCCGCATTCGTCGACTCGCGGACGATGCTGTTCGGTTCGCCGGCGAGCAGGCCGACGGGCGCTCTCGCGTGCGAACGCTGCTTGAGGCGTACATGGCCAGCGCCGCAGAGGACGGAGCGTTGCGTGCTGCGCTGCTTGGCCACGCAACGGGACTCGGCAACGAGGTCCGCCTCGCGATCGAGGAGTCGGAGGGGCCCATAGGTGCCCTCATCGCCGCCGACCATACCCAAGGGCTCGTCCGTGACGACTTCTCGTTCGCTGACTTTCGAGCGGTCTGTGCCGCAGTCGTATCCGTCATGAATCCGCCCGCACCTGCAGACGCATGGCACCGGGTTCTCACCCTGGTGCTTACCGGGCTTCGGCCACCGGCTCATTGA